The genomic window ATCAAAGCACGACGTGCAACTCACCTCTGCGCATGCCAGATGTACAAAGCGTTGCCCCCAGTTGAGCTGGGCTACGCAGtcgacagagagaaaagggcgagGGGTAGTCCGACTCGGTGGGTCTTGAGGAAATAATGAAAAGCGTCTGCACACCGCGGTGCTCAGGTGGCCATTTCAACCTTGACGTGGTTTTCCATCCTCGAGTCGAAGGGGAGGTCGCTCAAGGACAGGGGGTCAAACAGCACGCGGTCCCCGAGGTACAGGGTCGTCTTCTCGTAGGGCAggcctttctccctctccagaAGCGCCTTCATGTGCTCTACGCTCTGACCCATGAAAAACCTCGCCGAATACGTCTCACCACTGGGGAGTTGAAACAATACAGAGACACAGGCGCCGGCCAAGTCGCGCTCGACAGCATCCATCACCTCCATGGTGCGGCAACCGCCAGCAggcgcggccgctgcgtCCGCAGCAGAAGTAGAAGCCACGCTGCTTCCCGGGAGCGGCTTTGGCGGGGCCGCCCACTCGTCGCCTGAGTCAACGTTAGAATCCGAAGAGTTCCTACCAGATGACATGACTGAtgtgagaaggagagaagcactGGGTTGAGAGGAGCTTCTTAGCGGTTCAGTACTACGTCCATGCagactgtgtgtgtgcgtgtgtagtgCCCAGTGAAATAAAGAGGCTAGCAGACaagcacgcgctgcagccacgAGTTGCGGCCAGCGCACCtacagacagagagagaggggggtggggataAGGAGGGCGAAAGGTCGAGCACGAGtcaaagaaagagggaggaagggggtggacGCGAGttaagagagaaagacgcagaggtgcagcacctcatACATCACCTCGCTCAtacgcccctcctcctctaaaGTGTCACCGTAGAAAACAGGACAAGCTACCCGAGCTTCGATGTCTCCCCGGGTGAGTTCGAGGGAAGTGGAGAGGTACACGCATTGCGCTCTGACGAGTTTCTCTGTCCCCTCCCACGCCGACATATCCAGCCACAGCTGGAGTGCTGAGTTGCTCTCCACCCGGTTCTCAAGGCAAATGCCTCCTTGCGGCtgcctgtgcgtctgtgtgcatAACTTGGTCCTCGTCTAATTTGTTGTCCACGGAGAGAGCAAGCTCTCACACATACTcaagctgtgcgtgtgtgggtgggtgggtgtgtgcagcCAACTACGTGCGAGTCACGGCGCTCGCCGACTCCGGGCCCTTGAGAGCGATGCGATTGGCAACGTCGCGAAGCATCTCGGCCACTGGCCGACGATAGCCGAGGAGCGTCACATTGCCGGGGTCCTCTGCCTTGGCGACGGCGATCCAAATAGGGCCGCTGTTAGGAACTACGACGAGGGGCGTAGCCGAGCTGctagccgccaccgccggtgcACAGTCAGTACCGCtgatggtgctgccgcctATGCCAGTGCCACCGCTGGAGTTCACGATGGAGAACACCCACTGCTGAATAGCTTCTACTGTGAGCTCATCGACAGAGGCAGCGTCAGCGAGCGCCTCGGAACGCTTCCCAGACTCACTGCCTCGGTCAGAGTCCTCTCCCGTCTTTCCCGCTATTGCCTCACGCACAAGAGGCTGCATCACTGGCGCCTCTGCCATCCGCCACAGTAATCCCACAGCGTCACCGCATCGACCCTCGCTCAGCcgcaccgccttcttcgcttGGTCTAGAGCTCGAGCGTACTGTCCGGCGGCGTAgtacagctgcgccaccgcacaCAAGGCGAGTGGCTCGCGCGACTTCCACTGACGCATCACCTGCgcggcagctctgccacGAGATACGGGCGGCTCCAGTGAAATAAAGAGTCCTAGTAACTCACCAACAGCATCGTCCTGCGCCATGGCAAAGGTCCCCTCACGCGTCTTGGGGAGcttctgcagcacctcctgaaccacctccagcgcctgcCCTGGGGTGCCGTACTGCACGTCCAGCATGACCTGCGTTACCCCGATGCGGGCAACAGCGCTGGCTTGCCGCTCGAGCTCCTGGGCCGACACCCCCCGCGCAAAGACGTGCGAGTGCGTATTCTGCAGATCTGGCGCACATGCCGAGAGCGCATCGGTCAGCAACGCCCGCGCCGCCGATacgttctgcagcagctccgcctccacacgAGCCGCCACGAAGAtccacaccgctgccacagtCCGGCAGTGCGCAGGACTGAGCGCCACATTGCACAGCGCGCGAAGCTCGCGAATGTCACTGGCAAGAGACTCGTCTTGCCGGAGCAGGCTAACCACGGACACCGCAGTCGAGATCGGCGCTAGCAcgtcctgccgctgctgg from Leishmania panamensis strain MHOM/PA/94/PSC-1 chromosome 32 sequence includes these protein-coding regions:
- a CDS encoding hypothetical protein (TriTrypDB/GeneDB-style sysID: LpmP.32.2610), producing the protein MSSGRNSSDSNVDSGDEWAAPPKPLPGSSVASTSAADAAAAPAGGCRTMEVMDAVERDLAGACVSVLFQLPSGETYSARFFMGQSVEHMKALLEREKGLPYEKTTLYLGDRVLFDPLSLSDLPFDSRMENHVKVEMAT